In the Podospora bellae-mahoneyi strain CBS 112042 chromosome 4, whole genome shotgun sequence genome, one interval contains:
- a CDS encoding hypothetical protein (EggNog:ENOG503NV6R; COG:Q) — protein MASAVRAARMAPRLSVLVRPAVARTTPSVCQRAAFSVSAGRFKSEVIKETEVPVSVYNPDAKGVASGNADHFSIPVKPRQRAPEPVVEEDEEVVPLEEKVYSQLPKTLQKMSVHGKVIIITGGARGLGNYMARACAEAGAKAIAIFDANQELGDESAAELHQKTGLPVSFFKVDVRDGHAIDAAVKNVVDLYGTPDVLVNSAGIADSNIPAETYDPAMFRRLIDINLTGSFLMSQSVGRAMMAAGKPGSIILVASMSGSIVNYPQEQSCYNASKAGVIQLGKSLAAEWAKYQIRVNCISPGYMDTALNKVPALDAQKKIWKSLTPQDRLGNVDDLNGLCVFLASDASGFMTGSNVIIDGGYSLY, from the exons ATGGCTTCTGCTGTTCGTGCCGCCCGCATGGCTCCGCGCCTTTCGGTCCTCGTTCGGCCCGCTGTCGCTCGCACAACCCCTTCGGTCTGCCAGCGCGCCGCCTTCTCCGTCTCGGCCGGCCGCTTCAAGTCTGAGGTGATCAAGGAAACTGAGGTTCCCGTTTCTGTTTACAACCCCGACGCTAAGGGCGTCGCTTCTGGCAATGCCGACCATTTCAGCATCCCCGTCAAGCCTCGTCAGCGTGCTCCTGAGCCCgtcgtcgaggaggatgaggaggttgttccCCTTGAGGAGAAGGTCTACTCTCAGCTCCCAAAGACGCTGCAGAAGATGAGCGTCCACGGcaaggtcatcatcatcactgg TGGTGCTCGTGGTCTTGGAAACTATATGGCCCGTGCCTGCGCTGAAGCTGGTGCCAAGGCCATTGCCATCTTCGATGCCAACCAAGAGCTCGGTGACGAGTCTGCTGCCGAGCTTCACCAGAAGACCGGCCTGcccgtctccttcttcaaggtTGATGTCCGTGACGGACATGCCATTGATGCCGCCGTCAAGAACGTCGTCGATCTCTACGGAACCCCTGACGTCTTGGTCAACTCTGCTGGTATCGCCGATTCCAACATTCCCGCCGAGACCTACGACCCAGCCATGTTCCGCCGTCTTATCGACATCAACCTGACTGGTTCCTTCCTCATGTCCCAGTCGGTCGGTCGTGCCATGATGGCTGCTGGCAAGCCCGGttccatcatcctcgtcgcctcTATGTCCGGCTCCATCGTCAACTACCCACAGGAACAGTCCTGCTACAACGCCTCCAAGGCTGGTGTCATCCAGCTCGGCAAGTCCCTCGCTGCTGAGTGGGCCAAGTACCAGATCCGTGTCAACTGCATCTCACCCGGCTACATGGACACGGCCCTCAACAAGGTTCCCGCTCTCGACGCCCAAAAGAAGATCTGGAAGTCGTTGACTCCCCAGGACCGCCTCGGAAACGTGGATGACCTCAACGGTCTCTGCGTGTTCCTCGCCTCTGACGCCTCCGGTTTTATGACCGGGTCCAACGTCATCATTGACGGTGGCTACAGTCTCTACTAA